The genomic interval TATATAATGATTTTGTGGAAAATAAATCAGCTAAAGTACTAGAAATTGTGGATATTTCCTCAATAGTAGAAGAACAGATAAATGCTTTTGAAGTGGATTATGCAGAGGAAATCATAATTGGAATAGCTAATAAAGAACTTAAGGCAATAACTTGGTTAGGAGCTTTATTAGGAGGAATTCTAGGAATTCTATCACCACTTTTATCTACAATTTATATGTAAAATTCAGAGGAGAAAATTATGAAATATAAAATATTTGATACACATGCACATTATGACTCAGATAGTTTTGATGAAGATAGAGAAAATGTAATAAAAGAACTACAAGAAAATGGAGTTATTGGGGTTTTAAATTGTGGATCTGATCTTTATGGATTAAGAAAATCAGTTGAACTTGCAAAAGAGTTTGATATGTTTTATGCCGCAGTTGGTATACATCCAGAAAATGCAGATGAATTTAATGAGGATGTTGTAAAAGAAATAAAAGAATTTGTTAAGAATGAAAAGGTTAAAGCCATTGGAGAAATAGGACTAGATTATTATTGGGAAGAAAATCCTCCAAGAGAAGTTCAAAAAGAAGTTTTTAGAGCACAAATGAAATTGGCTGATGAATTAAATTTACCAGTTGTTATACATGATAGAGATGCTCATAAAGACACTTTAGAAATTATGAAGGAGTTTCCAAATGTAATTGGAGTAGTACATTGTTTTTCAGGTTCAGTTGAATTTGCAAAAGAGTGCATTAAATTAGGATATTACATTGGATTTACAGGAGTTTTAACATTTAAAAATGCTAAAAAATTAGTAGATGTTTGTAGAGAAATACCTGCTGAAAGAATGCTAGTTGAGACTGACTGTCCTTTTATGACACCAGTTCCTTTTAGGGGCAAAAGAAACAAGTCAGATTATATTGAATATATCATATATAAAATGAGTGAAATAAGAGGAATTTCAGGGGAAGAAATGAATGAAATCTTATTAAACAATAAAAAGAGATTATTCAAAATTTAATATAACCATAACTAAACTAAAGAAAAATAAATGTAATAACATGGAAAGTACACTAATATAATATAGTGTACTTTTTTAAATATAAATCAACCGTTATTTACCAAATCCCTGTATAAGCAGAGGTCAATTATTTATTATAATTTACAACTAAAAGTATAAATTTTAGGAGTCATCAGATTTGACATACTTGAAAAGGTAATATATAATGTCGAAATGACTCTTGCCTAAAAGGGGGAAGATTATATGAAAAAAATAATTAAGGCATTGAAAGAGAAGGTTGCCTCGAAAAATGGAAAAATTGTATTAGGAGTATTTAGTTTAGTTTTAGTAAGTTTTATAGCAGTTTTAGTTACAGCACATAAGAATATAACCATAAACTTAGATGGTGAAAATTTAGAGGTTGCCACATTTAAAGGAAATGTACAAGCAGTTTTGAGTCAACAAGGAATTTACTTATCTGACAAGGATAAAATAGAACCAAGTTTAACAAGCGAGATTGCTGATAATGATGTAATAAGCATTAAGAAGGCAGTTCCAGTAGAAGTAATGGTTGATGGAAAAAATATAGAGATAGATTCTGCGGAAGATTCAGTAAAGAATATGCTGGTTAAAGAAGGAATTAATCTAAATGATTTAGACAAGGTAGAGCCTTCATTAGAAACAGAACTATCAAAGGATTTGAAAATAAAGATTACAAGAGTTGAAGAGAAAACCATAGTTGAAAAAGAGCCAATAGACTTTGAAACTGTAGTAAAGGAAGATGATAACTTAGAGAGTGGAGTTAAAAAGACTACTCAAGAGGGTTCTGCTGGAGAAAAGGAAATAACTATGAAGTTAGTTATGGAAGATGGAAAAGAAGTATCTAGAGAAGTAGTAGAATCTAAAGTTGTTAAAGAACCAGTAGATGAAGTAGTGGTTAAAGGAACTATGGAGAAATTAGTTCTTTCAAGAGGAAACGATAATATAAATTATAAAAAAGCAATGGTAGTAGAAGCTACTGCCTATTCTGGAGATGGAATAACAGCTACGGGAACTGTACCTAAGAGAGATCCAAATGGATTAAGTACAATAGCTGTTGACCCTAGAGTAATACCTTTAGGAACTAAGGTTTATGTAGAAGGATATGGCTATGCAGTAGCAGAAGACACTGGTGGAGCTATAAAAAATAATATAATAGATTTATTCTTAAATTCAGCACCTGAATGTAAACAGTGGGGAAGAAGAAATGTTAATCTTTATATAATAGCTTATCCTGGTGAATGGTAATACCAATACTAAGAGAGGGATTCTAAAAGAGTATTCTTTTAGACCCTCTATTTATTTTGTATTAAAGCATTTTATTGACAGTTAAATGAGATATAGGTAAATTAAATATAGTACATATAATAAGAAAGGGAGTTTTAACCTTGATTAAAGAAGTTATAGTAGTTGAAGGTAGAGACGATATAACAGCAGTTAAGAAAGCTATAGATGCTGAAATCATAGCTGTTGGTGGATTCGGAATAAATGCAAAGGTTATAGAGAGAATAAAAGAAGCTCAAAAAAGAAAGGGAGTTATTGTATTTACTGATCCAGACTTTGCTGGAGAAAAGATAAGATCAATAATATCAAAGAGAGTTAAAGGCGTTAAGCATGCTTACATAGGAAGAGCAGAAGGAACTAGAGCTAAGGATGGAAACATAGGCGTAGAGAATGCGTCACCAGAGGCTATAATTAGAGCCTTAGAAAATGCAAAAATAACTTTAGAAGAAAAAAGAGAAGAATTTACAATACAAGATCTAATATACTTTGGATTATCAGCAGATCCAAAGGCTAAAGTGAGAAGAGAGTTACTTGGTAAAGAATTAAGAATCGGTTATGGAAATGCAAACCAAGTTCTTTCAAGATTAAATAACTATGGCATAACAAAAGAAGAATTTGTTAAAGCTATAGAAAAGATAGAAAAGATAGAAAAGATGATATAGGAGAGTAGTGGATGGATATAAACGAAATAAAAGATATAAAGACAAAGGAGCTTGTTCAGAAGTATAATTTTAGATTTTCAAAAAGCTTAGGACAAAACTTTTTAATTGATGATTCTGTTCCAAGAGATATAGTAAATGGAGCAGATGTTTGTGAAGATGATTTAGTAATAGAAATTGGACCTGGAGTTGGTACTCTTACTGTACAATTACTTAAAAGAGCAAAGAGAGTTGTTGCTATTGAATTAGATAGTTCACTTATTCCAATATTAACAGCTGAGCTTGGAGATAATCCAAAGTTTCAATTAATACATAATGATGCCTTAAAAGTTGATTTTAATGAAATTATAGGAGATGAAAAAAGCGTTAAGTTAGTTGCAAACTTACCTTATTATGTAACTACTCCTATAATAGTAAATTTATTAAAAGGTGGATATAACTTTAAATCATTAACTATAATGATACAAAAAGAAGTAGCAGAAAGAATGAATGCAGAGCCTAATTGTAAAGATTATGGTGCTTTATCAATTTTAGTTCAATACTACTGTAATACTAAAATAGTTAGAAAGGTACCACCTTCATGCTTCATACCAAGACCAAAGGTTGATTCTATAGTAATAAGATTAGAAAGATTAGAAGAGCCAAGTGTTAAGGTTAAAAATGAAAAATTATTCTTTGAAATTGTTAGACATGCATTTAACATGAGAAGAAAAACTTTATGGAATGCAACTAAAAATGTAAAACTTCCTAAGGAATTAATGGAAAAGGCTTATGAAGAGGCTGGAATAGATCCTAAGA from Clostridium perfringens carries:
- the rsmA gene encoding 16S rRNA (adenine(1518)-N(6)/adenine(1519)-N(6))-dimethyltransferase RsmA; this encodes MDINEIKDIKTKELVQKYNFRFSKSLGQNFLIDDSVPRDIVNGADVCEDDLVIEIGPGVGTLTVQLLKRAKRVVAIELDSSLIPILTAELGDNPKFQLIHNDALKVDFNEIIGDEKSVKLVANLPYYVTTPIIVNLLKGGYNFKSLTIMIQKEVAERMNAEPNCKDYGALSILVQYYCNTKIVRKVPPSCFIPRPKVDSIVIRLERLEEPSVKVKNEKLFFEIVRHAFNMRRKTLWNATKNVKLPKELMEKAYEEAGIDPKRRGETLSLAEFGALSDAIDKYMNN
- the rnmV gene encoding ribonuclease M5, producing MIKEVIVVEGRDDITAVKKAIDAEIIAVGGFGINAKVIERIKEAQKRKGVIVFTDPDFAGEKIRSIISKRVKGVKHAYIGRAEGTRAKDGNIGVENASPEAIIRALENAKITLEEKREEFTIQDLIYFGLSADPKAKVRRELLGKELRIGYGNANQVLSRLNNYGITKEEFVKAIEKIEKIEKMI
- a CDS encoding TatD family hydrolase; the encoded protein is MKYKIFDTHAHYDSDSFDEDRENVIKELQENGVIGVLNCGSDLYGLRKSVELAKEFDMFYAAVGIHPENADEFNEDVVKEIKEFVKNEKVKAIGEIGLDYYWEENPPREVQKEVFRAQMKLADELNLPVVIHDRDAHKDTLEIMKEFPNVIGVVHCFSGSVEFAKECIKLGYYIGFTGVLTFKNAKKLVDVCREIPAERMLVETDCPFMTPVPFRGKRNKSDYIEYIIYKMSEIRGISGEEMNEILLNNKKRLFKI
- a CDS encoding ubiquitin-like domain-containing protein, with translation MKKIIKALKEKVASKNGKIVLGVFSLVLVSFIAVLVTAHKNITINLDGENLEVATFKGNVQAVLSQQGIYLSDKDKIEPSLTSEIADNDVISIKKAVPVEVMVDGKNIEIDSAEDSVKNMLVKEGINLNDLDKVEPSLETELSKDLKIKITRVEEKTIVEKEPIDFETVVKEDDNLESGVKKTTQEGSAGEKEITMKLVMEDGKEVSREVVESKVVKEPVDEVVVKGTMEKLVLSRGNDNINYKKAMVVEATAYSGDGITATGTVPKRDPNGLSTIAVDPRVIPLGTKVYVEGYGYAVAEDTGGAIKNNIIDLFLNSAPECKQWGRRNVNLYIIAYPGEW